ttaggaagccttttataaaaacgacaatGGGGGGGAAGGTTTTATTAGTTATAGGTTACGCTTTATCGCGAAAAATTCCAAAGATGAAGACATTAGGGCCGCGGTACGCAGAAGGAAGCGCAAAGCTGTTGAAAACGCGTCCGATGAAGtgaaggaaaaaaaagaagattgTAGAAATACATATAAAAACGTAATAACTATCACTCCAGAAATTTCTGATTGTGTGGAATTTCTGAGAAACGCTTCTCCTCAAACAGACCAAGAAGCAATCTTGGACAGAATGAAAAAAACGTTCACTTATAGGCGGTCCTTGGATGTTAATGTTTTATCAATCTTTCCGAGATTTCTGGACACTCCATATCTtgtaagaatatttttttaatatttcgtgTATGAGCTGAGAATGTTGCCTTCcagaaaacaaataatgcaTGTTATGCACGTAACGTATTTTCATACCTCATATGTTTCAGATTGAACACGATTTTCGATTACTTTTTCCTGATAAAGAACTCAGTTTTATTGCCAAAATAAACAATGATGCAGAGAAAATTCTAAGTATATATGATAGTGAAGTAGCCACACCTGCCACAGAAATATTAGGTTCGACGGAAGGTTCAAGTGACAGTAAGTAaaagttttagcaaatttatgttaccaaattaattttattattttttagaatttgacAAAGTTACACGATCTTTGTTAGCCCTAGCCAAACTTCTTCAATGGAGGGTTAATTCAAAACAAGTGAGTGATTTAAATGGATATTCCTACTTTGAAAGGttaatcgtttttaaaaaggtTTGCCatcttacattttttcagcatttaagtaggtacaatatttttttagctaaATCAACCGGTCGCAGAAATATTATCTTCACTTCAAAGAAAACAACCATTTCTGTTGGCACAAGGGCATAGTAATAAGGGGGCAATTACGAAGTACCACATAGTAGTGGACAGACAGCTCATCCCTTGCCCTGACCACTGTTCCAGTGCGGAGGCTTTCCAGTTGCTGTTTATGACTCATTATGTGTTCAACATAAGGTACGATcacaaactaaaatttttttgggaatTCATACAAACCTATTATTTTGACATTGAATCCGAAGGTATATTGTACACTCCACTTATGTGTCTAGTGAGAACTAGACTCTTAAATGATTAATGATAACATTGTTTTCGATTTTGTATACTTGTTAGAGTtctttttgttagttttttatacgagttttttgttatatgagtgagtaattatttacaatgtTTGTGTGTTCCTTATGtaataagaaattattaaaaacttatttggtTGTCAAGCATTTAAGAACAATTCATGGATtatttgataatccgaaacttaatttaagatgttgttttcagttttgttattcaaattttaaaacttttaatggATTTAGAAAACATATGTTGATTCATGAGACTGAGAATTTAGGTAAACAATTATTAAGAAATAATGAGAATTTGGTTGGGTCTACAGAGTTTTTACAGAGGACTAGTAATAATGCTGCAGTAACTCCTCTTAGCTCTCTCACTATTAATTCTCAAGTTGATATTGTTGATGAGTGTGGTGTTTGTGTTGAAGATGACAATAATGTTGCAATAACTTCTCTTAGCTCTCTCACTACTAACTCTCCAGTTAATAGTGTTGATGA
The sequence above is a segment of the Tribolium castaneum strain GA2 chromosome 9, icTriCast1.1, whole genome shotgun sequence genome. Coding sequences within it:
- the LOC135267084 gene encoding uncharacterized protein LOC135267084 — protein: MFIKIKHIHLTKLAKIDISSATYEDLVNIAKLKFPELADEQIYFHEKDGTILEEDVILDFLKENSRESILLIVCKIRATADELNFASASTVSIISTEYQDTDESTTSEDEISENISVVPSDKRIDPNIQKEETFKKPMGYKEMSVEGWKKFIRNRMGDEIFEFYSRNGFLKKSLRIQLVNATTSELVRMYGISVPEFAKRNLGQAIISIFPKLRNPCGPTGYEAFYKNDNGGEGFISYRLRFIAKNSKDEDIRAAVRRRKRKAVENASDEVKEKKEDCRNTYKNVITITPEISDCVEFLRNASPQTDQEAILDRMKKTFTYRRSLDVNVLSIFPRFLDTPYLIEHDFRLLFPDKELSFIAKINNDAEKILSIYDSEVATPATEILGSTEGSSDKFDKVTRSLLALAKLLQWRVNSKQVSDLNGYSYFERLIVFKKLNQPVAEILSSLQRKQPFLLAQGHSNKGAITKYHIVVDRQLIPCPDHCSSAEAFQLLFMTHYVFNIRYDHKLKFFWEFIQTYYFDIESEGILYTPLMCLVRTRLLND